From Permianibacter aggregans, a single genomic window includes:
- a CDS encoding AgmX/PglI C-terminal domain-containing protein: MNATYRIMPQLPWDIIPEEANRFRNLVLGILGLFLLLSFLVSIIDLPEQPRERPVVPERLVKLVIEQKEKPVPPPVKQPEPEKPKEEEKKPEPKPEEKKPEVKEPPKEVKVDKKEKAKEEAQKHIAVFDALADLRTAVEPAAKPGQPLKVDEKAGAGPKPSERALIADKAKAGSGGIVTAKASSAGGTGSGISAPTTSEVTSAIGGLDPNQLRASRDPNDPNAKGNVGRRPDENIQQGFDNAKGSIFALYHRALRSNPGLRGKVIFRLEIQPDGSVTKAEVVSSELNDPDLERKLLAKVRQIQFGQMNVSTWNDSYRMDFFPS; encoded by the coding sequence ATGAACGCCACCTATCGCATCATGCCGCAGCTGCCCTGGGACATTATCCCGGAAGAGGCCAATCGTTTTCGCAATTTGGTTCTCGGTATTCTCGGTCTGTTTTTATTGCTGAGCTTTCTGGTTTCCATTATCGACTTACCTGAGCAGCCGCGTGAACGCCCGGTCGTGCCCGAGCGTTTGGTCAAGTTGGTGATCGAGCAGAAAGAAAAACCGGTGCCACCACCGGTCAAGCAACCAGAACCGGAAAAGCCGAAGGAAGAAGAGAAAAAACCAGAGCCGAAACCGGAAGAGAAAAAGCCGGAAGTCAAAGAGCCGCCAAAAGAAGTCAAGGTAGACAAGAAAGAGAAAGCCAAGGAAGAAGCGCAGAAACACATTGCCGTGTTTGATGCGTTAGCGGATCTGCGTACTGCCGTTGAGCCAGCGGCTAAACCCGGTCAACCGTTGAAGGTCGATGAAAAAGCCGGCGCCGGTCCAAAGCCTTCCGAGCGCGCGCTCATTGCTGACAAAGCGAAGGCGGGCAGCGGCGGTATCGTCACCGCCAAAGCCAGCTCGGCTGGTGGCACCGGTTCAGGCATTTCGGCTCCCACGACGTCAGAAGTCACCTCGGCCATCGGTGGTTTGGATCCAAACCAACTGCGCGCCAGCCGTGACCCGAATGATCCGAATGCCAAAGGCAATGTCGGTCGTCGTCCAGACGAAAATATTCAGCAAGGCTTCGACAATGCCAAAGGTTCCATCTTTGCGTTGTATCACCGGGCACTGCGCAGCAACCCCGGCTTACGCGGCAAAGTGATTTTCCGTTTGGAAATTCAACCAGATGGTAGCGTCACCAAAGCCGAAGTCGTTTCCAGTGAACTGAACGACCCGGATCTGGAGCGCAAACTGCTCGCGAAAGTGCGGCAAATCCAGTTTGGCCAGATGAACGTCAGCACCTGGAACGACAGTTACCGCATGGACTTCTTCCCGTCGTGA
- a CDS encoding FAD:protein FMN transferase, whose translation MISKAKIHSAILVMALLFSEYASAEWQLREFNVMGTRARVEFWSTDKALSATLHEQVEADMRRIDASMSPYKPDSELSAINQKAAEQAVVVSRELFALIKRSIDYSQLTSGAFDITFSSVGFFYDYRQHQRPSSEQIEKHLAGINYRHLVLNDEQGSVAFKSQGVRIDLGGIAKGHAVDRAIDILKRGGIKHAYVSAGGDSYALGNRGDRPWMIAIKHPRDKTRSLLTIPLENLAISTSGDYERYFDENGVRYHHIINPKTGDSARNSQSVTILADNSTDADALSTSVFVLGPEKGLQLIDKTPNVSAVIVDKDGKVHYSSDLVSIDQ comes from the coding sequence GTGATCAGTAAAGCAAAAATACACAGCGCCATCCTCGTGATGGCGCTGCTGTTTTCCGAATACGCAAGCGCCGAATGGCAATTGCGCGAATTCAACGTCATGGGTACGCGTGCCCGTGTTGAATTCTGGAGCACCGATAAAGCGCTGTCGGCAACCCTGCATGAGCAAGTCGAAGCCGACATGCGTCGTATTGATGCCTCCATGAGTCCCTACAAACCCGATAGCGAGCTGTCGGCCATCAACCAAAAAGCCGCTGAGCAAGCGGTTGTCGTGTCACGCGAACTGTTTGCGCTGATCAAACGCTCCATCGATTATTCGCAGCTCACCAGCGGCGCCTTTGACATCACGTTCTCCAGCGTCGGCTTTTTCTACGACTACCGCCAACACCAGCGGCCAAGCTCCGAGCAAATCGAAAAACATCTAGCCGGCATCAACTATCGCCATCTGGTGTTGAACGACGAGCAGGGCAGTGTCGCGTTCAAGAGCCAAGGCGTGCGCATTGATTTGGGCGGCATCGCCAAAGGCCACGCTGTGGATCGCGCCATTGATATCCTGAAACGTGGCGGCATCAAACACGCCTACGTCAGCGCCGGTGGCGACAGCTATGCACTAGGCAATCGCGGCGACCGCCCTTGGATGATCGCCATCAAACATCCGCGTGACAAAACCCGCTCGTTGCTGACCATTCCGCTCGAAAACCTCGCCATTTCCACCTCCGGCGATTACGAGCGCTATTTTGATGAAAACGGCGTGCGCTACCACCACATCATCAACCCGAAAACCGGCGACTCGGCCCGCAACAGCCAAAGCGTCACGATACTCGCCGACAACTCCACCGATGCCGATGCGCTATCTACCAGCGTGTTTGTGTTGGGCCCAGAAAAGGGCCTGCAACTCATCGATAAAACCCCCAACGTCTCGGCCGTCATCGTCGACAAAGACGGCAAAGTTCACTACAGCAGCGATTTAGTCAGCATCGATCAATAG